In a single window of the Jaculus jaculus isolate mJacJac1 chromosome 9, mJacJac1.mat.Y.cur, whole genome shotgun sequence genome:
- the Fam20a gene encoding pseudokinase FAM20A isoform X2, which produces MTHFPTISSDYSQDEKALLGACDCSQIVKPSGVHLKLVLRFSDFGKAMFKPMRQQRDEETPEDFFYFIDFQRHNAEVAAFHLDRILDFRRVPPTVGRLVNVTKEILEVTKNEILQSVFFVSPANNVCFFAKCPYMCKTEYAVCGNPHLLEGSLSAFLPSLNLAPRLSVPNPWIRSYSLAGKEEWELNPLYCDTVKQIYPYNSSNRLLNVIDMAIFDFLIGNMDRHHYEMFTKFGDDGFLIHLDNARGFGRHSHDEISILAPLSQCCMIKKKTLSHLQLLAQDDYRLSDVMRESLLGDQLAPILIEPHLLALDRRLQIILRTVRNCIEAHGEQSVVADGPTQQSAPDSGQANLTG; this is translated from the exons ATGACACACTTTCCCACCATCAGCTCTG ATTACAGTCAGGACGAGAAAGCCTTGCTGGGGGCGTGCGACTGCAGCCAAA TTGTGAAGCCCAGTGGGGTCCACCTGAAACTGGTGCTGAGGTTCTCGGACTTTGGGAAGGCCATGTTCAAACCCATGAG aCAGCAGCGAGATGAGGAGACGCCTGAGGACTTCTTCTATTTCATTGACTTTCAGAGACACAACGCTGAGGTCGCAGCTTTTCACCTAGACAG GATTCTGGATTTCCGACGGGTGCCCCCAACAGTGGGGAGGCTAGTGAACGTCACCAAGGAAATCCTAGAGGTAACCAAGAATGAAATCCTGCAGAGTGTCTTCTTCGTCTCGCCAG cCAACAACGTATGCTTCTTTGCCAAGTGTCCATACATGTGCAAGACCGAGTATGCTGTCTGTGGCAACCCGCACCTGCTGGAGGgctccctctctgccttcctgCCGTCCCTCAACCTGGCCCCCAGGCTGTCTGTGCCCAACCCTTGGATCCGCTCCTACTCACTGGCAGGAAAAGAGGA GTGGGAGCTCAACCCCCTTTACTGTGACACAGTGAAACAGATCTACCCATATAACAGCAGCAACCGGCTCCTCAACGTCATCGACATGGCCATCTTTGACTTCTTGATTG GAAACATGGACCGCCACCATTATGAGATGTTCACCAAATTCGGGGATGACGGGTTCCTTATCCATCTTGACAATGCCAGAGG GTTTGGGCGGCATTCCCATGACGAGATCTCCATCCTTGCCCCTCTCTCACAGTGCTGCAT gataaaaaagaaaacactttcccACCTGCAGCTGTTGGCCCAGGATGACTACAGATTGAGTGACGTGATGCGGGAGTCGCTGCTAGGAGACCAGCTCGCGCCCATCCTCATAGAACCCCACCTCCTGGCCCTGGACCGCAGACTCCAGATCATCCTGAGGACAGTGCGGAACTGCATAGAGGCACACGGGGAGCAGAGCGTCGTAGCTGACGGCCCCACACAGCAGTCAGCCCCAGACTCGGGCCAGGCTAACCTGACTGGCTGA